A single region of the Polymorphum gilvum SL003B-26A1 genome encodes:
- the dapA gene encoding 4-hydroxy-tetrahydrodipicolinate synthase: MAALADRFSGVFTALVTPFRNGEIDYEAYDALVERQIAAGVAGLVPVGTTGEAATLSDDEAVALIARTVRLAKGRALVMAGAGANDTRKTVEKVRQAEKAGADALLIVTPYYNKPTQAGLVAHYAAAAAATGLPVMLYSVPGRCGVEIAPQTCAALMEAHDTIVAIKEAGGQPARVTQLRAACGEDLIIHSGDDGLTLPFLSLGAVGVTSVVANVAPREMVALVQAWRDGETDRALRLHELVAELADGLFIESNPGPVKAALALSNLAGPELRLPLVPVSEANRQRLAGILNRFGSAAATFQEMR, encoded by the coding sequence ATGGCCGCACTTGCCGACCGCTTCAGCGGCGTGTTCACCGCGCTGGTCACGCCCTTCCGCAATGGAGAGATCGACTACGAAGCCTATGACGCCCTGGTCGAGCGCCAGATCGCGGCCGGCGTCGCCGGGCTGGTGCCGGTCGGCACCACCGGCGAAGCGGCGACACTGTCCGACGACGAGGCCGTCGCGCTGATCGCGCGCACCGTGCGCCTTGCCAAGGGTCGTGCCCTAGTCATGGCGGGGGCGGGGGCGAACGACACGCGCAAGACGGTCGAGAAGGTCCGGCAGGCCGAAAAGGCCGGCGCGGACGCGCTGCTCATCGTTACGCCCTACTACAACAAGCCGACCCAGGCGGGGCTCGTCGCCCATTACGCAGCGGCCGCCGCCGCGACCGGTCTTCCGGTCATGCTCTATTCCGTGCCGGGGCGCTGCGGCGTCGAAATCGCGCCGCAGACCTGCGCGGCGCTGATGGAGGCTCACGACACCATCGTGGCTATCAAGGAGGCCGGCGGCCAGCCGGCCCGGGTCACCCAGCTGCGGGCTGCCTGCGGCGAAGACCTGATCATCCACTCGGGAGACGACGGACTGACCCTGCCGTTCCTCTCCCTGGGCGCCGTCGGCGTCACCAGCGTCGTCGCAAACGTCGCCCCCCGGGAGATGGTCGCGCTCGTCCAGGCTTGGCGCGACGGCGAGACCGATCGTGCGCTTCGACTTCACGAACTGGTTGCCGAACTGGCCGATGGCCTGTTCATCGAATCCAACCCCGGTCCCGTCAAGGCCGCCCTCGCGCTGTCGAACCTCGCCGGACCCGAGTTGCGCCTGCCGCTGGTGCCTGTCTCGGAAGCGAACCGCCAGCGGCTCGCCGGCATCCTGAACCGCTTCGGATCGGCGGCAGCGACCTTCCAAGAAATGCGCTAA
- a CDS encoding amino acid ABC transporter permease: protein MTYTWDFHSVWQYYDLFLWGLWISVVYTFGSIFFGVLIGFVTCAARLSHWKALNALARIYQEIFRCTPLLVQLLWFYYAFPLLIGGSIDNRVAAMLTLSLYVGAFYAEIFRGGIVSIDKGQREAAAAIGMNPWQSMTRIILPQALKRMLPSFINQSVIQFKNTSLVSVISVADLAYMAAVVNGQTYRPLESYSVMAVLYIVMLLPLTQAADWIERRLRVSD, encoded by the coding sequence ATGACCTACACCTGGGACTTTCACTCGGTTTGGCAATACTATGATCTGTTCCTCTGGGGTCTGTGGATCAGCGTCGTCTACACTTTCGGCTCGATCTTCTTCGGCGTCCTGATCGGCTTCGTCACCTGCGCCGCACGACTGTCCCACTGGAAGGCGCTCAACGCCCTCGCCCGGATCTACCAGGAGATCTTCCGCTGTACCCCGCTGCTGGTCCAGTTGCTGTGGTTCTACTACGCCTTTCCGCTTCTGATCGGCGGCTCCATCGACAACCGCGTCGCGGCCATGCTGACGCTGTCGCTCTATGTCGGCGCCTTCTATGCCGAGATCTTCCGGGGCGGCATCGTCTCCATCGACAAGGGCCAGCGCGAGGCGGCCGCCGCCATCGGCATGAACCCGTGGCAGTCGATGACCCGCATCATCCTACCGCAGGCGCTCAAGCGGATGCTGCCCTCGTTCATCAACCAGTCGGTGATCCAGTTCAAGAACACCTCGCTCGTATCGGTGATCTCGGTCGCCGACCTCGCCTACATGGCCGCGGTGGTGAACGGACAGACCTACCGGCCGCTGGAATCCTACTCCGTCATGGCCGTGCTCTACATCGTCATGCTGCTGCCGCTCACCCAGGCCGCGGACTGGATCGAACGGCGCCTGCGCGTGAGCGACTGA
- a CDS encoding amino acid ABC transporter ATP-binding protein, whose protein sequence is MSDTSQAPAPILEARGLNKTYGHHTVLKGLDLSLARGEVVALIGPSGSGKSTFIRCLNMMETPTSGTIRFRDKPVGDRFKDRGDMIGIGTLRRHVGMVFQHFNLFPHKTVLQNVTEGPVVVCGRRRREAEEQAMDLLAQVGLAEKHSAYPNHLSGGQKQRVAIARALAMEPEVLLLDEVTSALDPELVGEVLAVIRDLADKGMTMAIVTHEMSFAADVASRVLFLDQGVIAETGSAEDVILNPINPRLQAFVSRFRG, encoded by the coding sequence ATGTCCGACACATCACAGGCGCCGGCACCGATCCTCGAGGCGCGAGGCCTGAACAAGACCTATGGCCATCACACGGTCCTCAAGGGGCTCGACCTATCGCTGGCGCGCGGCGAAGTCGTCGCGCTGATCGGACCGTCCGGCTCGGGAAAGTCCACCTTCATCCGCTGCCTCAACATGATGGAGACCCCGACCAGCGGCACGATCCGCTTCCGTGACAAGCCGGTCGGCGACCGGTTCAAGGACAGAGGTGACATGATCGGCATCGGCACCCTGCGCCGGCATGTCGGCATGGTGTTCCAGCACTTCAACCTGTTTCCGCACAAGACCGTGCTTCAGAACGTGACCGAAGGCCCGGTCGTCGTCTGCGGGCGCCGCCGCCGCGAGGCCGAGGAGCAGGCGATGGACCTGCTCGCCCAGGTCGGCCTGGCCGAAAAGCATTCTGCCTATCCGAACCACCTGTCGGGCGGCCAGAAACAGCGTGTCGCCATCGCGCGAGCCCTCGCCATGGAGCCGGAAGTGCTTCTGCTCGACGAAGTCACCAGCGCCCTCGATCCGGAACTGGTCGGCGAGGTTCTGGCGGTGATCCGCGATCTCGCCGACAAGGGCATGACCATGGCGATCGTCACCCATGAGATGTCCTTTGCCGCCGACGTTGCCTCGCGGGTGCTGTTCCTCGATCAGGGTGTGATCGCGGAGACGGGTTCGGCCGAGGACGTAATCCTCAATCCGATCAACCCGCGGCTGCAGGCCTTCGTATCGCGGTTCAGGGGATAG
- a CDS encoding saccharopine dehydrogenase family protein codes for MSPLKITIFGAGNIGSALAVALAADPTFDVEVADGSEQALDRLRGLGCAAKTHALGREEEIHAVLAGRDVAVGAVPETALAQVAAGAARAGVHYLDFSAATARTRGLLEPLARERAVFNGCGVSPGIIGNIACNLLDTFSPVTDLTVRVGAIPRYPTNRLGYGQIWNVDGLIDEYTRPSAAIRDGKVVELTPLEDYERLSIDGVAYEGFVTSGGIEDLAIFSDSMPKNVTVKTLRYPGHLDYMRFLLDDLGLRHRRDMLKSLLYNGLPVIEDDVLLLVVTARGCRGRQPTERTICHRFSPNAACSPFNALTSVAAGYAATLLSMLQAGTIGPRGFVAHHRIDTDRLLASRFIRPLLGAPGDVRPVAG; via the coding sequence ATGTCGCCCTTGAAGATCACCATATTCGGCGCCGGGAACATCGGTTCCGCCCTTGCAGTCGCTCTCGCCGCCGACCCGACTTTCGACGTCGAGGTTGCGGACGGATCCGAACAGGCCCTGGACCGGCTGCGCGGCCTGGGCTGCGCGGCAAAGACGCATGCTCTTGGCCGCGAGGAGGAAATCCATGCGGTCCTCGCCGGCCGTGACGTCGCCGTCGGAGCGGTTCCGGAAACCGCGCTCGCGCAGGTGGCGGCGGGAGCCGCCCGCGCCGGCGTCCACTATCTCGATTTCTCGGCCGCGACGGCACGCACCCGCGGCCTGCTCGAGCCACTGGCGCGCGAGCGCGCCGTGTTCAACGGCTGCGGCGTCTCGCCGGGCATCATCGGCAACATCGCCTGCAACCTGCTCGACACCTTTTCGCCCGTCACCGATCTCACCGTCCGGGTCGGCGCCATTCCGCGCTATCCGACCAACCGTCTCGGGTACGGCCAGATCTGGAACGTCGACGGACTGATCGACGAATATACCCGCCCGAGCGCCGCAATTCGCGACGGCAAGGTGGTCGAACTGACTCCCCTCGAGGACTATGAACGGCTCAGCATCGACGGCGTCGCCTACGAAGGCTTCGTCACCTCAGGCGGCATCGAGGATCTCGCGATCTTCTCCGACAGCATGCCCAAGAACGTGACCGTCAAGACCCTGCGCTATCCGGGCCACCTCGACTACATGCGCTTCCTGCTCGACGATCTCGGCCTGCGTCACCGCCGCGACATGCTGAAGTCGCTGCTTTACAACGGCCTGCCGGTCATCGAAGACGACGTCCTTCTGCTCGTGGTGACGGCACGCGGCTGCCGCGGACGCCAGCCGACGGAACGGACCATCTGTCATCGCTTCTCGCCGAATGCGGCCTGCTCGCCATTCAACGCCCTGACGTCGGTTGCGGCCGGCTATGCCGCGACGCTCCTGTCGATGCTGCAGGCCGGCACAATCGGCCCCCGCGGCTTCGTCGCCCATCACCGCATCGACACGGACAGACTGCTGGCCAGCCGCTTCATCCGCCCGCTGCTGGGAGCGCCCGGAGATGTCCGTCCCGTAGCGGGGTGA
- a CDS encoding 3-hydroxyacyl-CoA dehydrogenase NAD-binding domain-containing protein, protein MTDQGGAGRVHVERRSHGAAGTIAVVTIDFPPVNAGSKAMREAVKAAFVEIGVDGTLAGAVLTGAGGNFVGGADIREFDAPAQPPHLPEVIAAIEACPFPVVAAIDGAALGGGYELALGCDARVATPKAVVGLPEVTLGLIPGAGGTLRLSRLVDEARAIELVTSGRRVKAAEALDLGLVDAVANGDLIEAAVTHLATLGGQKRRLRDQPVVSCAPAAVERAATEATKKGRGAEAVAAAITAIRDSVTLPVDEALARERETSLRLRREPQSQALRHLFFAEKAAMKLPEGATPLSVRTVGVVGAGRMGQGIVLAFARRGFTVHLAERDPSVLAAGLSAIGETAASLEAEGRIPSAAALMETVLGGDVPAMADCDLVVEAIFEDMDAKKALFGELDKLLPETAILATNTSYLDINEIAAATARPERVGGLHFFNPAHVMRLIEVVRADRTSLETLSTLLDVGRRIGKLPVVARVGEGFIGNRIFAAYREQCEFLIEEGAYPQDVDRAMRAFGMAMGPFAVFDLAGLDISWARRKRLAPLRDPKNRYVEIADRLCEAGRFGRKTGMGWYLYPPGSRGDVDPQVTAVIEACAASKGIVRRTIPDDEIRARLLASMVNEAALLLGEGIAERASDVDLVLVNGYGFPALKGGPLHWAARQPRTEFLTSVDAMVAASGPGVKRAGNLEAVLTEAERL, encoded by the coding sequence ATGACAGACCAAGGCGGCGCAGGACGGGTTCACGTCGAGCGTCGATCACATGGAGCCGCCGGAACCATCGCGGTCGTGACCATCGATTTTCCGCCGGTCAACGCGGGGTCCAAGGCCATGCGCGAGGCCGTCAAGGCCGCTTTCGTGGAGATCGGCGTCGACGGGACGCTGGCCGGCGCCGTTCTGACCGGCGCGGGCGGAAATTTCGTCGGCGGTGCGGACATCCGCGAATTCGACGCGCCGGCCCAACCGCCGCATCTGCCCGAGGTGATCGCCGCGATCGAGGCCTGTCCGTTCCCCGTGGTCGCCGCGATCGACGGCGCCGCGCTCGGCGGCGGCTACGAACTGGCGCTCGGCTGCGACGCACGCGTGGCGACGCCGAAGGCGGTCGTCGGCCTGCCGGAGGTCACGCTCGGCCTCATTCCCGGCGCCGGCGGCACGCTGCGGCTGTCACGCCTCGTCGACGAGGCGCGCGCCATCGAGTTGGTCACCTCGGGGCGCAGGGTGAAGGCCGCCGAGGCACTGGACCTCGGGTTGGTCGACGCGGTGGCCAACGGCGACCTGATCGAGGCGGCGGTGACCCATCTGGCGACCCTGGGCGGACAGAAACGCCGCCTGCGCGACCAGCCGGTCGTCTCTTGCGCGCCAGCTGCGGTCGAAAGAGCAGCGACCGAGGCGACCAAGAAGGGACGCGGCGCAGAGGCCGTCGCGGCCGCGATCACCGCGATCCGCGATTCCGTCACGCTGCCCGTGGATGAAGCCCTCGCGCGCGAGCGCGAGACCTCGCTGCGGCTGCGCCGCGAACCCCAGTCGCAAGCGCTCCGGCATCTTTTCTTCGCCGAAAAGGCGGCAATGAAACTGCCGGAAGGGGCGACGCCTCTTTCCGTGCGCACCGTCGGTGTCGTCGGCGCCGGGCGAATGGGGCAGGGGATCGTGCTCGCCTTCGCCCGTCGCGGCTTCACCGTGCACCTTGCCGAACGCGACCCGTCCGTGCTCGCGGCGGGCCTCTCGGCAATCGGCGAAACAGCGGCTAGCCTGGAGGCCGAGGGGCGCATTCCATCGGCTGCGGCGCTGATGGAGACGGTGCTGGGCGGTGACGTTCCGGCGATGGCCGACTGCGATCTTGTCGTCGAGGCGATCTTCGAGGACATGGATGCCAAGAAGGCGCTGTTTGGCGAACTCGACAAGCTGCTGCCCGAGACCGCGATCCTCGCCACCAACACCTCGTATCTGGACATAAACGAGATCGCAGCCGCGACGGCGCGACCGGAGCGGGTCGGCGGTCTGCATTTCTTCAATCCGGCTCATGTCATGCGCCTGATCGAGGTCGTGCGGGCGGACAGGACCAGCCTGGAGACCCTGTCGACGCTGCTGGACGTCGGCAGGCGGATCGGCAAGCTGCCGGTGGTGGCGCGCGTCGGCGAGGGCTTCATCGGCAACCGCATCTTCGCCGCCTACCGTGAGCAGTGCGAGTTTCTGATCGAGGAGGGCGCCTATCCGCAGGACGTCGATCGTGCCATGCGTGCCTTCGGCATGGCCATGGGGCCGTTCGCTGTGTTCGATCTTGCCGGCCTCGACATCTCCTGGGCGCGGCGCAAGCGGCTCGCGCCGCTGCGCGATCCGAAGAACCGCTACGTCGAGATTGCCGACCGCCTATGCGAGGCCGGCCGCTTCGGGCGCAAGACCGGCATGGGCTGGTATCTGTATCCGCCCGGCTCGCGCGGCGATGTCGATCCGCAGGTGACGGCCGTGATCGAGGCCTGCGCGGCGTCCAAGGGCATCGTCCGGCGGACCATTCCGGATGACGAGATTCGCGCGCGGCTGCTCGCCTCGATGGTCAACGAAGCCGCGCTCCTGCTCGGCGAAGGCATCGCCGAGCGGGCTTCCGACGTGGACCTCGTCCTGGTCAACGGCTACGGCTTTCCGGCGCTGAAGGGCGGGCCGCTGCACTGGGCCGCACGCCAGCCGCGCACCGAGTTCCTGACCAGCGTTGATGCCATGGTAGCCGCCAGCGGCCCCGGCGTGAAACGCGCCGGCAACCTGGAAGCCGTGCTGACGGAGGCCGAGCGTCTCTGA
- a CDS encoding LysR family transcriptional regulator, with product MVVMQKFDLTDLDFRALKTLRLVYDLGSFTRAAELLGQNQSTVSYTIERLRGVFGDVLFVRQGRGVAPTARCDEIVAGVRAILDQVTALAEPPDFDPLRTEADVILSCNHYERAVILPAVLRHLRREAPGIRLKILQSRTDGHQQLRRGECDLLLSPVHGAGKQAFRRLVLEDGYVCIADPDNPVCGGTLTADAYAAARHVLISYEGAWKPGYLELAEAQGVTAEVIVDLPSSGELGRLIAGTDLVATVPRLLAATLGDAVARLPAPFDSRLKVYQYWTTRTNLSPIHRWFRDLVSEEARKIARAGR from the coding sequence ATGGTCGTCATGCAGAAATTCGATCTTACCGACCTCGACTTCCGCGCCCTGAAGACCCTCAGGCTGGTCTACGACCTCGGTTCGTTCACCCGCGCGGCGGAACTGCTCGGCCAGAACCAGTCGACGGTGAGCTATACGATCGAGCGGCTGCGCGGTGTATTCGGCGACGTGCTGTTCGTCCGTCAGGGCCGCGGTGTCGCGCCGACGGCGCGCTGCGACGAGATCGTCGCCGGGGTCAGGGCGATCCTCGACCAGGTGACCGCGCTGGCCGAGCCGCCCGATTTCGATCCGCTGCGCACCGAGGCGGACGTCATCCTGTCCTGCAATCACTACGAGCGCGCGGTGATCTTGCCTGCGGTGCTGCGCCACCTGCGCCGCGAGGCGCCGGGCATCCGGCTGAAGATCCTGCAGTCGCGCACCGACGGCCACCAGCAACTGAGGCGCGGCGAATGCGACCTCCTGCTGTCGCCGGTCCACGGCGCGGGCAAGCAGGCCTTCCGCCGGCTGGTGCTGGAGGACGGCTACGTCTGCATCGCCGATCCGGACAATCCGGTTTGCGGCGGCACCCTGACGGCGGACGCCTACGCCGCCGCCCGGCACGTGCTGATTTCCTACGAAGGAGCCTGGAAGCCGGGCTATCTGGAACTGGCCGAGGCCCAGGGCGTGACGGCCGAGGTGATCGTCGACCTGCCGAGCTCGGGCGAACTCGGCCGGCTGATCGCAGGCACGGATCTCGTTGCCACCGTGCCGCGGCTGCTTGCGGCGACGCTCGGGGACGCCGTCGCCCGCCTGCCGGCACCCTTCGACAGCCGGCTGAAGGTCTATCAGTACTGGACCACGCGCACCAACCTGTCGCCGATCCACCGCTGGTTCCGCGATCTGGTGTCGGAGGAGGCGCGCAAGATCGCCCGCGCCGGCAGGTAG